A genomic region of Arachis hypogaea cultivar Tifrunner chromosome 5, arahy.Tifrunner.gnm2.J5K5, whole genome shotgun sequence contains the following coding sequences:
- the LOC112802694 gene encoding transcription factor bHLH30 → MMKKEEDQGQCSPQAIHNTIQSYQEQLFLQQQMQHHNPNGTDLYIGSGGSGRGLVFPPEASPIMQPPWSMPPVHPFNQAGPVHPVSHHNDNNNNNHDPFLVPPPPSSPYASFFNRRVPSLQFAYEGPSSEHLRIISDSLVGPMVHPGSVGPFGLQAELGKMTAQEIMEAKALAASKSHSEAERRRRERINNHLAKLRSLLPNTTKTDKASLLAEVIQHVKELKRQTSLIAETNPVPTESDELTVDTTDEDGRFVIKASLCCEDRSDLLPDLIKTLKELKLRTLKAEITTLGGRMKNVLFITADEEDYSSSNAGSGGGEQSLQLGHYCISSIQEALRAVMEKGGGDESASGNVKRQRTNINILEQRSL, encoded by the exons atgatgaaaaaggaagaAGATCAAGGGCAGTGTTCTCCGCAAGCAATCCACAACACCATTCAAAGCTACCAAGAACAGTTATTCCTTCAGCAGCAGATGCAGCATCACAACCCAAACGGTACGGATCTTTATATCGGCAGCGGTGGAAGTGGAAGGGGGTTAGTGTTCCCTCCTGAAGCCTCTCCAATCATGCAACCACCATGGTCCATGCCACCGGTTCACCCTTTCAACCAAGCCGGTCCGGTTCACCCGGTCTCCCATCataatgataacaataataacaaccaCGATCCTTTCCTTGTTCCTCCACCGCCTTCGTCGCCATACGCAAGTTTCTTCAATCGAAGGGTCCCGTCTCTGCAGTTCGCATACGAGGGCCCTTCTTCTGAACACCTCAGGATCATATCTGACTCGCTTGTTGGGCCCATGGTTCATCCCGGTTCTGTGGGCCCGTTTGGGCTCCAGGCCGAGTTAGGCAAGATGACTGCCCAAGAAATCATGGAGGCTAAGGCTCTTGCGGCCTCCAAGAGTCACAGTGAAGCTGAAAGGAGACGCAGAGAGAGAATCAATAACCATCTTGCCAAACTCCGCAGCTTGTTGCCAAACACAACTAAA aCAGATAAAGCTTCATTGCTAGCAGAAGTGATTCAACAcgtgaaggaactgaagcgtcaaacTTCACTGATAGCAGAAACGAATCCAGTTCCCACAGAATCCGACGAGTTAACGGTGGATACGACGGACGAAGACGGAAGGTTTGTAATCAAAGCGTCTTTATGCTGCGAAGACCGTTCAGATCTCTTACCCGACCTCATCAAGACACTGAAGGAACTCAAGCTGAGAACCCTGAAAGCCGAGATCACCACACTCGGCGGCCGCATGAAGAATGTGTTGTTCATCACGGCGGACGAAGAAGATTATTCTAGTAGCAACGCCGGCAGTGGCGGAGGAGAGCAAAGCCTTCAGCTGGGTCATTATTGTATTAGCTCAATACAAGAAGCGCTGAGGGCTGTCATGGAGAAAGGTGGTGGTGATGAATCTGCTTCTGGGAATGTTAAGAGGCAAAGGACGAATATCAATATCCTTGAACAAAGGTCTTTATGA